One region of Limnospira fusiformis SAG 85.79 genomic DNA includes:
- a CDS encoding NAD-dependent epimerase, with protein sequence MKILVTGAAGFIGFHLCQHLLKRGDTVIGIDNLNDYYAVSLKEDRIAQLTPLEKFTFYKLDLYDKVGIKKLFSEHQFEAVAHLAAQAGVRYSLQNPYAYIDSNLVGFINVLEGCRHHQIPHLVFASSSSVYGSNKTVPFSVGDYVDYPVSLYAATKKANELMAHSYSHLYNIPTTGLRFFTVYGPWYRPDMAMFIFTKAILADQAIPVFNYGNMQRDFTYVDDVVEGVIRVIDKIPQPGSNQAEIQGVKTTAPYQIYNIGNNKPVNLLYLIEVLENVLGKKAQKNLLPMQPGDVPITYANVDSLIADVGFKPSTPIEVGVEKFVAWYKSYYGV encoded by the coding sequence GTGAAAATATTAGTAACTGGTGCGGCGGGATTTATTGGATTTCATCTGTGTCAACATCTATTGAAAAGGGGGGATACAGTCATTGGTATTGATAATCTCAATGATTATTATGCAGTATCTTTAAAAGAAGACCGCATCGCTCAACTTACCCCCTTAGAAAAATTTACGTTTTATAAACTAGATTTATACGATAAAGTCGGCATCAAAAAACTGTTTTCCGAACACCAATTTGAGGCAGTAGCCCACCTCGCCGCCCAAGCCGGAGTCCGTTACTCTCTGCAAAATCCCTACGCTTATATTGATAGTAATTTAGTGGGGTTTATCAATGTTTTAGAAGGCTGTCGTCATCATCAAATCCCACACTTGGTTTTTGCGTCTTCTAGTTCGGTTTATGGTTCCAATAAAACTGTACCTTTTTCGGTAGGTGATTATGTAGATTATCCAGTTAGTCTGTATGCTGCGACTAAGAAAGCTAATGAATTGATGGCTCATAGCTACAGTCACCTGTATAATATTCCCACGACGGGATTACGATTTTTTACGGTTTATGGTCCTTGGTATCGTCCTGATATGGCGATGTTTATTTTTACGAAAGCCATCTTAGCCGACCAAGCGATTCCGGTATTTAACTATGGTAATATGCAGCGAGATTTTACCTATGTTGATGATGTGGTGGAAGGGGTAATTAGGGTAATTGATAAGATTCCACAACCGGGAAGCAATCAAGCGGAAATTCAGGGAGTTAAAACTACGGCACCCTATCAAATTTATAATATCGGTAATAATAAGCCGGTGAATTTACTGTATTTGATTGAAGTCCTGGAAAATGTCTTAGGCAAAAAAGCCCAGAAAAATCTGCTTCCCATGCAGCCGGGAGATGTGCCGATTACCTATGCTAATGTAGATTCATTGATAGCAGATGTAGGATTTAAACCAAGTACACCCATAGAGGTGGGAGTAGAAAAATTTGTGGCTTGGTATAAATCCTATTATGGTGTTTAA